TCTAAGGGTTACTGAGACTGTTTTTCCCTCATTTATCAAATGGAGATGCTAAGAACATTCACTTCCATCTTTAATCAGGGAAAATTATAGCTAATCACCAAGAAATGATGTCACAGACTTGAGCTGGAGTAAATGTTAGGTTTACCTCTGTTAATAATGTACAGGCAGACCTTGGAGACCCTTCAGGTTCAGTTCAGACCACTGCAATACAGCCAATAGTGTAATAAAGGGAGTCAAAtgcattttttggtttcccaagtgcatataaaagttgttTACAGTATACTATAATTTTTCAAGTGTATAATACCATTATGTCTAAATAAACAATGTATCttaattaaaattactttattgctaaaagatGCTAACCAGTCATCGGGGCTTTCTGCAAGTTGTAATCTTTTTCCTAGGAGAGGGTCCTCACTCAATGTTGGTGGcgttaaaatattcagtaaaccatgtggTAACCAGATGTGCTGTGATCCAGGCTTTGTTGCTCCACTTAGAGAACAGGCAGAGCAGACTGAGCGTAATTCTTGAGGGCCCCAGGATTTTCACAATGGTCAaggagcactggcttcaacttgaAGTCACCAGCCGCACTAGCCCTACCAGGACagccagcctgtcctttgaagacAGGCACTGATTTCTCTCTGGCTATGAAAGGCCTAGATGACATCTTCTAGTAGAAGGCTGTTCCACTGACAGTGAAAACTGCCGTCTACTGTGGCCACCTTCACTAATTCCCTGAGCTAGAGCTTCTTTTGGatgacttgctgcagcttctacatcaacCCTTGCCGCTTCACCTTGTACTTTTGTTGTGGAGAGGGCTTCTTTGCTTAAACCTCACAAACCACCCTCTGCTAGCTTCCAATTTTTCTCCTGcagcttcctcccctctctcagccttcacagaattgaagacaGTTGGGATTTGCTCTGGACTGGGCTTGGGCTTACAGAGAtgtgtggctggtttgatcttctattcaGACCACTAAAAAGAAGATCACTGGTTATAGATcaccataataaatataataataatgaaaaaagtttGCAATATTGtgggaattaccaaaatgtgatgcagagacacaaagtgaacagatgctgttggaaatggtGCAGATAGACTTGCTTCATGCAGAGCTGTCATAAACCTCCAAGTGTAAAAAATGCATTAACTGCAAAGTGCAACAGAGTGAAGCGCAGTAACATGAGGTATGCCCGTAACGTACAATCTGGGTGCAGGTATATGTAATGATAACCGTTAAAATTTACCAAACACTGAGTCCAGGCACAAGTGCTAAGAGCTCTTCATTTAATGCAATAACCCCAAGAAGCGAGCGCTCTTACCATCTCCATTCTGAAGaggagtaaactgaggcacagggaaccTAAGCATCtcttccaaggtcacacaactgggaACCGCGGAAATGGGATTTAAGTCCAGGCGGCCCAACTCCAGGGCCTATCTGGACAACAGATGCCTATCTGGGAATACTGGTGCTTTGATCACTGTGCACACATGACAGATCTGTAcacaatttttttcccttttggtaagttttttttttcattggtatcttttttttttaattgaagtagttGATATACATCTTATcctggcttcaagtatacaacacagtggttcaccagttacccacattattaaatcctcacccccacaagTGTGTTGACTATCTGTCaacgtaggaagatgttacagaatcactggctctattctccatgcggtactaccatccctgtgaccagcttacattatgattgagatttttgtgttcctttatccccctccccacaTGCTGACTCCAACCTCTCCCCATGCTAACCACCAGtaccttctcagtgtctctgagtctactgctgttttgttcattctgttcatACTTGTTCGCTTGTTCTTAACAACTAGCGAACAAGTACGATGTGCAGGTTCTATGCAACAGCTTTACCTGCATTATGTCCACTCCTAGTATGCCCTCTGAAGTGGGCACTATCATGTTAGCATTGCCAAACCAGGGAACTGGCgtacagagaggttaggtaacttacCCGAGGCTAGCAAGCTGGTAGGGTGGTGGAACTCATACCCAGGGCCACTCTGATTTCAAAGCCCATGCTCTCTTCACTGTGTTACACTGTTTAcccaggtctctctctctttttttttttttttgagagggcatctctcatatttattgattaaatggttgttaacgataaaattctgtataggggagtcaatgctcaatgcacaatcattaatccaccccaagcctaattctcgtcagtctccaatcttctgaagcataacgaacaagttcttacatggtgaacaaattcttacatagtgaataagttcttacatggtgaacagtacaagcgcagtcatcatagaaactttcggttttgatcacgcattatgaactataaacaatcaggtcaaatatgaatattcgtttgatttttatacttgatttatatgtggatcccacatttctccctttattattattattattattattttaaatgaaatgctgaagtggtaggtagatgcaagataaaggtagaaaacttagtttagtgttgtaagagagcaaatgtagatgattaggtgtgtgcctgtagactatgtgttaatccaagctagacaagggcaataaaacatccacggatgcagaagatttctctcagaacagggggggtgaggttctaagcctcacctctgttgatccccaatttctcacctgatggcccccctgcgactgtgcccgtcttaggttgttcctcccttgaggaatcttacccgtctctggctaaccagtcatcttccgttACCCAGGTCTCTTAAAGATACTCACGAACTGGTGCTTGCAATGATTTTTCATTCTATTCTCTCCCACTGTCATGCTAAGTCCATGTAATTTGCAATTTCTTTCAGGAGTGATGGtgagttttaagaattttcaGATCAAAGTCACAATTCCCTCCCTGACTCCTCTTGTCCTGCTCCCGCCCCCAAATTAAGAAGTAACAAAACCATGATACATTAAAGAATTATATGTGGACTGGCTTGGAGATCACTCTGCCATCTAGATCCTACATAAAGTCTACTGAAAGGTCTGTGGTCCTTCCTATAACCTTAGCTATCAGATGTGTGCCACCAGAATTGCCATTCTTCCTAAGCTTCAACCATAGTAAGGGGAGAAAGATCTGTGCTTCAGGTCTGGCCACTTACTCTCCTCTCCACTGGTGTTAATCTGGACCATAACCTTGAGCCTTTCAGGAGAACCTTTTTTCTGCCACGAGCTGTTCACTTTGTCTGCCAGCTTCATGGAATCCACAGTTTCTAGCATGAACAGGTTGGGCACCGCTGTAATGAGAAAGAGGTAAGGAAATTTATCACTCACCCTACTGCAGCCAGCAACATGCAACAAATCTTTCACTTGCAGCTGGAAAAATAATTTCCTAGGAAATGAAAAAGACAGTGAAGTCTCAGTTCTGCTAAGACTTATGCGACAATTTTATTAGATAGAAGTTCGAATGTCAGCCTGTCACTGTCTCATCAGTGAAGatgaaacaggaaaggaaatgtgGACTTCACCACATCAGGCAGCTTGCGTATGTGTGTGCTTCAAGAAGCTGGTAACTGGAGATTCCTAGGAGCTGACCTGATCTGATTATATCTGAGGTCACATGGAGAGAAACAGGCAGGAGGACAGAGAACAAAGGATAACCAGCGGGAGGCCAAGTTCCTGCTGGTCATGTCACCATGTCACAGACTTTCTGgaaggggatgggggtggggtgcacTAGGATCTCAGAGTGACCTGAAAACCGACAGCTAAGAGAGACACGGAAGTCACGGAAACCATATTCTTTTCCAAAGATGCCTGTGAAGTGAAATGTTAGTCTTGCctcagacaaacaacaacaaagacaGAAGCAACTCAGTAACTTCCTTTTACTGAACACTACCACTCCCAGGCAATATTCTAATCCCTTTACatgcattctttctttttaatctttaccATAGTTCATGAAGCActactattattcccattctaCAAATGGGAAGACTGAGggccaaaaagaataaagtttatTCAAGTGTAAAAAATTAACAATTATTAGAGCTATGATTTGAAACTAAGGCAAGCTCCATATTCTTAGTCCTGAATTTAAACTCAGGCtaggaaacatattttttaaaacttaatatatttaaacttaaacatattttaaaaagagaaagtataCATGCTtgatgtaaaaaaacaaaaactaagcaATATAGAAGTACTTGCAGAAAAAAGTCAAAGCCTCTCGCCCTAGAAACTGCTGCTGACACCTTGGGGATGAGGCCTCTTCCCAGAGCCTGCTGAGTGTATGTCTTCCCAATGaagcacacacacagccacatgtACAATTTCTTGATAAACCTCTaggtaaataaaaaaaaacaaaacatataagTTGGATCACACTAAATGTTCAATGGGTTGCCTGCTTCCAGTTAGAGATATGTATTGGAGATTTTTTCCTAACAGAACCACATAGCCACTGGTGCTTTCTAACTGCATCATTCCACAGAGCAGATGATCACAATTTACTTGACTTACTCTTATTAATGGACATTAGATTGTTTCTTAGTTTTTACtacaaaaccaaatgaatatcaGTTCACATATTTTTTAATACGCCATTCTATCTCCTTGCCTGACTTATCAGCGCTAACTCGCTATTGTGTTATTTTATTGTTGCTTTAAAGTTTAACTTACCACAGTCTGCCTTTAAGTGGTGTTATACTACTTCATATAGAGCTTAAGAACCTTAtaatagtattctttcatttttcactttttattctttatgctattgtcatacattttacttttatgtgtTATAAATACCATGACACAGTACTCTTTTTGTTTATACAAATAacatattataataataaaacaatagagaaaaataaatgaaactaaaaactggttctttgagaagactgataaaattgataaacctctaggCAGACaggctaggaaaaaaaaataaaataaaaattaccaatATCAAGAATGAGCTGACATCACTACAGAGCTGTTGACATCATCCACAGATACTGGAAGGATGATAAAGATATATTACAAACAACCAATGCTCAAAAATTTGTTAACTTCGATGAAATGGACAAACTCCTTGAAAGCTATAAACTAACAAAGCTtaccctagaagaaatagatTATGTGAATAGCtctattaatgaaattgaaactATAGTTAAAAATCTTCCCTCAAAGAAAACTCcaggtttcactggtgaattctaccaaacagttAAGGAAGAGATAATATGAATCCCACACACATTTTTCCGAAAGATTGAAGAGGCGGGAATGCTTCCCAAGTCATTCAATGAGGCCAGTATTATCTTGATATCAAACCccttaaaataaaactgcagcccAATGTTCTTTGTAAATATTGACACAAAAATTCTAAGCAAAACTTAACTAATCAAACGCAACATTATATTAAAAGGGTAATACTTTAAGACCAAGTGTGTTTATCCCCAGGAATACAGGGTTGGCTTAACATTTAAAAGTCAACAATGTAATTCAACATGTtaacaaactaaaaaagaaagaccacatgatcatttcaatagaggCAGtggaagcatttgacaaaatcgaACATCTACTCCTGATAAAACCTGTCAGCAAACTAGGAGTAGAAGGCAAATTCTTCCTTCTGATAGAGAACACCCATGAAAAACCTGCATGTCCACTCTCAGTGCTTCTACTCAATAttgtactgcaggtcctagctagtataaaaaggcaagaaaaagtaataaaagggCTCCAGGTTGGAAAGGAAggtgtacattttctttattcacagatgacatgattatctatgtagaaaattataTGGAATGTACAAAAAATCCCTACTCAAGTGAGTTtaacaaggttgcaggatacaagatgaataaacaaaaatcaactgtACTTCTATGTACAAGTGACAATCAGAAGTTGCAGTAACAGCTTTAACAAACAGCATCGAAATACATGACTTAAGATAAATCTAATAAAGAAAACCTGCacaatgaaaactaaaaaatattactgaacaaaattaaagaagacttaaataaatgcTGAGCTATGCATTGTTAATATATTGGCAAAGTCAGTATTTTTATAGTATGTGAGAATGTTCCCCAAGTTGATCTATACACCCTATACAATCCTGATAAAACTCCTGGCAGGGCTTTTGATTTTTTTGGGTAGAAATTGCCAAGTTGGTATGGAAATACAGAGGACTTGGAAGAgccaaaataactgaaaaagaaaattgggACCTAACAATATTCAGTTTCAAGGACTATTACAAAGCTCCAGTAAATCAAAATAGCATGCTATCAGCATAAAAGCAGACAAGTAGAAAGTAGACAAATGGAACAGTGTagagagtctagaaataaacccatggataagtgatttttgacaaaggtgcaagcAAATGAGTGCAATGAGAAAGGACAGTCTTACCAACAAATGAGATTGGAACAATTGGGCATTCACATGTAAAAAAATGAACTTGGAACCCATACCTTGCACCATATATCAAAATCAAAGTGAATCACGAAGCTTAATATAAGACTGAACACTATAAAgtgctagaagaaaacataggagaaaacctttGTGACCTTAAGATAGGGGAAGATTGTTTAGATGCAACACCAAAAGCAtattctataaaaatataacttgATAAAGTGGACTccatcaaattaaaaacttctgctcttcaaaagacaccaCTAGAATTTAAAGACAAGCAATAGActgagggaaaatatttgcatagcatttatctgataaaggactagtatccagaatatataaagaagtctccTTGTCAAAAGAAAGAATCCAATTCGAAAACAGGCAAAAGACTCTAGTAGATACTTCATCCCAAAAGATAGATgcaaacatgtgaaaagatgtgtAATaccattagccattagggaaatgcaaagacaccaccacacatctgttagaatggctaaaatgtaaAGACTGACCATATTAAGTGTggccaaggatgtggaggaaacttgaacactgctggtgggaatgtaaaagggCACATCCACTTTAGAGGACAGTctggtagttttttaaaaagttaaatgcacacaatgggtacagagtttcagttctgcaagaCAAAGTGTTCTAGAGATGGATAGTTGCaaaaaatgtgaatgtacttaatgacactgaattgtatacttaaaaactgttaagatggtaaattttatgttatgtgtattttaccacaatttcaaAAAAAGTTGAACATATACTTATCATATGATTCCTCTATTCTACTCCCAGGTATTTAttccaagagaaaaggaaaagtccAGACAAAGACagatacacaaatgttcataaaaattttatttgtcaTGGCCAAAAATTAGAAGTAACCCCAaatgtgaatggataaataaaaaggaGTGAACCACTGATACAGGTATCAACAGGATGAGACCTTAAATAGTGAAAGCCAGACAAAAAAATActttgtgattccatttatataaaactcttaaaaatataaattaatccaTAGGGATAGAAGGCAGGTAAGCAGTACTGGAGGATAGGGTGTGGGACAGAGTGGGCTGAAGGCGTTATGAAGGGGCATGATGAAACCTGGGGATAATGGATGTGTTCACTGTAATGATTGTTGTGATGGGTTCACAGGTACAAACATAAATAAAAGCTTatcaaattgtatactttaaatatatgtaatttattatgtcaatgatacttcaaaataaagctattttaaaaaataaatacaggttATTTTAGTTACGACCCCTTGAGAGAAATAAACATTCAGTTACTCAAGATCTCTGCAGGtcatttttatgtgtttaaatttttctgaagtaaattaacaattttactttatttactgtATTTAATTATACTGTATTACATTTGTATCattgtatattattattatattttacttaGCCTTTTATTTAAAGGGAAAGGACAAATATATTTCTCTTACCCATCAGTTTGTTGACATTTTGTTTCTGTAGGTGGCCTATGAAGTGCCATTTTATCTCAGGACATGAAGACAGAATCTGAAGAGAAAAACCATGTTTGTCTTAGATTTTTACGGAGGCCCTGCTGGCACAAATACCTTGCACATTCTCTTCTGACTTTTCAAATTTATGCAAAAAAAACACTTCCACCATCCTCAGCGAGGCTCCTAAGGATACTGAGAGAAAAATCTAAGGCTTCTTctattctatttcttttccttgtttccaTCAACTCCCTCCATCTTTCAGGTATCACCCCTTAAACTTAAAGATGAACCAATAAAAGCTTTCAAATCTCAAAAGGATCCAAGACTATAGCAAGCTCCTAAAATCACCATATCCAAAAAACCATAATGGAGACAATTATAGTCTtagtaaagaaagaaaacctaGTTGAGAAATATTTGGGGTTCAAGGTGAATGCACAGACATTTCCACCCCCAGCTCAACCTCCTGCTCTAATCTAAAACTCAGCCACCAACATGGGTCTAATTTTCAACCGATGAGCCAAGATTTAGATACAAACTAAAAAATTCAGATACCCACTTACTTTAGGATTTGATGCTTTTTCTAGTAGCTCCTGAACCTAAAGAGTAAAAATACAAGTCAGAAGCCTGTCAATCACCACTCTTCCAAAGGCAGTTTGGAAAGGGGTTCTTACATAGTTCTCCCCAAAAGTGCGCTGGCCGTGACCATAGGCCTCAATCACCATGTCTGCAGGTTTGGTTTTGCTGACTGCTACTAGCCGGGGCTGGATGGCTGGGAGATCCTGCCAGAGGGAAAGAGCCAGATGAAAGAATGTTCGGGAATAGCATCCCAATACGTTCTGTAAGATAGATCTTGCAGAACAGATGGCATAGATCTTACCTTAGCATTTGGTAAGCTCTGTTTTCCTAACGCTGCAGGGAGATAAGCCTtgaataatgttcatcatgtttTTCAAAAGCATGGCATCTAAATCTaatgttagcttctttaatatctaacAAAAGGTACTTCTTTCTCAGGAAAGCTGGGCAGGTAAGTAAAAGCAGTACTTCCTTAAAATGCAGCCTCTGACCCACTCCATCAGCATCCCCTGAGTACCTCTCCGGTCTCTCCCTTTTAACAAACTCTCCAGATGATTCTCTTGCACCTCAAGGTTGGAAGCTTAAGAATTGCTTAAGGAAAGGCATTCCTCTAACTAAAACGGAGGTCAGTCGGCTTCTGAAACGCCAAGGTTAACAGTTTTGAAACTCATTCTGGTACGGGTGTAATTATTAATACTGTCCCCAGTAACTCTCAAAAAGTGGCCTGCTCAGGGTGGCTATGTAATTTACTATTCAGTCTAATCAAGAACCAGTGCCAGAGCTGAGGCAGGAACACAGAAAGCTCTGGACTCAGGATGAGGCCTGTCCAACACGCCCCTCATGGCCATTAATAAACAGTGGGGCTTCCCTGCACTCTAAACACACACAGAGGCAATAGGAGATTCACCTACCCTTAAACAGCTCAATTTTCGGGTACCCCATCACCTTCTGCAATTTTTACAGAATGACAGTATCCTTGCAGGGTCTGAAGAGTCAGATTAGCAAAAAGTTCCCTCTTCCTTCTGAGGGTGGTATTACTGGCTTTTTATGAGACCACGTCACAACTCTCAGGATTATGTGGATGAATCAATGGTTTCCCGAGAGAGAAGTGGAACAGGCAGCCCATCTATCCCCTCAGAGTGATGCTGAGGGGACCTCCCACAGTGATGGTTCCTGGGGAAATCCCTAGTCTTTCCAGGACAGTCACTGAAAATCACAGAATGTTAACGCCAGGAGCGAGCTCGGTGCAATCAGAGCTCATTCTATTGCCCATGTAGATAGGGAGGGAAACTCGGGGCCAGGGTAgttaagtgacttgttcaaggaAACATCTAATTAGTAGCCAAAGACGACTAAAACAGGTCTTCTGTCTCCAGGCAGGCCAGCATTCTGAGTTCTGACACCATGAGTGCTTGATCAGAAACATCCGATTTCTCTGTTCAGGTATGTCTTATCCCACACCATTCGCTTAAACGTGCACTGAGAGGGTCAGAATGTGGACTTCTGGTCTAACAAAATTCCAAGAGGAAACAAAATATAAGGCGGGTTGGGGGAGGTGGTAGCGGGAAATCGCCCTTTAAGCTCTTGGGATTGGATGTCAGCTTCCTCCTGCCCCAGACCCTTAAGTGCAGCTCTCGTGCCTCCAAGTCGGGCCAATCTACCCTCGCCTTCGCCTACGGGCGGACATGacttttactgagcatctactagcTGTCAGACGCTAACACACGTGATCTCAGGCAGATGCGGCCTCCGCTGGGTGCTCGCAGTAGACGTCTTCTCCTGCAGCCCCTGGCGCCTGGCCCTTCCCGAGTCCGCTAAGCTGTTGGCCTCTACACGAGGCGGGATGGGCAAAGGTCACTTTCCCGGGCGGCGGAAACTTCTTGCTCCAACTAAGTCAACCTTCAGAAAACCTGGCAGAGTCATCTCCGCAAGCGTTTGGGGGGCTCTGCAGCCCGCGCCAACGCCTAGGCTGCCGAAGGGTTCCGCCCTCCGGGAGACCCCTCTGCGTCATCGTGACGACCCGTTCCCACGCGGCGCCCCCCTCCTCACAGCTGCTGCCCGCCGTCCCACGCGGTCCCCTTCCTCACCTGCGGCCGCCGCGCCATCGCCTGCTGCACGCGCTCGTTCACTGCCCGCAGGGCGAGCCCGACTCCCAGCTCCGCCGACATGCCGCCCGCTCTCCACATTCCCCGGGAACCCCCACCGAGCCCCCGTCCGGGGCACCCCAAGGCTGAGACCGCTTTCCGGTCCCGCCCAGCTCACGTCTCCCTGTGACCCAATCACCGCTCACCACCGAGGGGTCTCGCCCAATCGGCAGCGGGCGGCGCGAGAGCGCTGTAGCGGGCGGCCATCTTGGTCAGCAGGCCCTTGGTCCAGGTGGCTGGCTGGGGCTCTGGCTGTGGGGACGCGCGTGCCAAGTCCGCCTGCGTCGTTCCAGTGCCCCCGGCTAGCCTTCGAATTCTTGCTGCCTGAGCCGCGGACGCTGTCGCCCCCAATGGACCTTCCTGACGCCAGAAGCGCGGCGTGTTCCCGGGGTCCTGTTCCCTCACAGAGTAGCCCCTCCCCGGCGTCCCAGGAGCCAGGGACTCAGATTTTCCGTGCGCGGGGACCATGGTTGGGAGCTGCCAGGGCGGGAGACAGGGCTGGTGTCTCAGATTACTCTTGTGAAACAGACTTGCTAAAGAACACGGCCTGACTTAAATGTCTGGTTCCTTTCTCGTCATCCTTTAGACCAGGCGTTCTATAGGAATATCAGGCGATCGGCATGTTCAATTACAAAATTTCTAATACGAATAATTAAAGCCAAACAATTTTTACGTTTTAATTAACCCAATATGTCCAAAATAAGGTTTCAACTTGTAACCGATAGGAAAACGGgatattttcttaatttgcaAAGCCCAGAGTATGGTTTCGCGCTGGAGACGTGGGGCTGGTGCTGCCTAGCGGGTGGGGCGCAGGCGGCTGTCCAGTCCAGTAGGAGCGCAGCGCCGGTTCGGCCCAATTCTCGTCTCTCGTGTGCCCAACTCTGGGCAATAAGCCGGTCGTAAACATGATGAGGAACCAAATaatccaaggctgacacagagtAAAATAGTAAATGTAATAGTGCTGTGGGCAAGTGGAAGGAAATCGATTTTGTTAAGGAAAGCGATTTTGGCTGTAGTGTTTATAGATCCTTTAACATTAATTCAACTTGATGGAGTGGGATGCTATTACGCTGGAGAAAGGGCTAAAGTTTGTTCTCCAAGTCTTGAGATGACTGGGCTTACCTCAAGCCTTCTGGAAAGAAAGgacaatattatttttttctctcatcgtCTTCCCAGACCCCAGGAACTGAGATGAAATTTCACGTGTTCTGCTCTTGGGAAAATTACTTAGAGCAGACCCTAGGGTCCTTAACATCAAGGACTTTTTGGCAAGTTTCCATTTACCGGGTACCCATACCGGGTTACCTGTAAACTAGGGCTGCCAAAGACACTAGGAGTATTTGTATTCAAATAGGACTTGATCATTTCTATTCCTGCCAAAGTggtaacaatttaaaaatgactgAAGTAGCCCTTCACAGTGTGAACTGATGTCTGCTGTAGAGATACAAAGTTGACAGGCCCTAGCCAGCAGTCGGTGTGGGGGGGAACAGAGGGGATCACAGCGATGGCCGGTGTGGATTTACTGAGGAA
This is a stretch of genomic DNA from Manis pentadactyla isolate mManPen7 chromosome 7, mManPen7.hap1, whole genome shotgun sequence. It encodes these proteins:
- the PLPBP gene encoding pyridoxal phosphate homeostasis protein; amino-acid sequence: MWRAGGMSAELGVGLALRAVNERVQQAMARRPQDLPAIQPRLVAVSKTKPADMVIEAYGHGQRTFGENYVQELLEKASNPKILSSCPEIKWHFIGHLQKQNVNKLMAVPNLFMLETVDSMKLADKVNSSWQKKGSPERLKVMVQINTSGEESKHGLPPSETVAMVEHINAKCPSLEFVGLMTIGSFGHDLSQGPNPDFQVLVSLREELHKQLNIPPEQVELSMGMSVDFQHAIEVGSTNIRIGSTIFGERDYSKKPVPDTSAADLKAPVEVTQAH